In Gossypium arboreum isolate Shixiya-1 chromosome 3, ASM2569848v2, whole genome shotgun sequence, the sequence AATGATTTTCATATACTTCAATAATGATTAAGATAGATTGTTGAATTTCTTGTAGTTGTACAGTGACAACATGAAGAGCTTTAGGCAGCACATGTCAGATTTTATAGAAGCAGGGCTCATAATAGATATTGAAGTAGGACTTGGTCCTGCAGGTGAGCTTAGGTATCCCTCTTATACAGGAACACAAGGATGGGTTTTCCCTGGCATTGGAGAATTTCAATGCTATGACAAGTACCTCGAAGCGGAGTTCAAAGAAGCAGCAACGGGTGCAGGCCATCCCGAATGGGGATTGCCTGATAATGCCGGGGAATACAATGACACGCCTGGATCCACAGAGTTCTTTGGATTGAATGGGACATACATGACTGAGAAAGGGAAGTTTTTCTTGACTTGGTACTCCAACAAGTTACTAAACCATGGTGATGAGATCCTTGATGAAGCTAATAGAGCTTTCTTGGGGTGTAAACTGAAGCTAGCCGCAAAAGTATATCATTAAACTAAAAGCATTTTTAACCAGAGGCTTAAATCTATCAGATTTTACTTATTTTTGTGTTAAAAAAACAGGTAGCTGGAATACATTGGTGGTATAAATCTCCTAGTCATGCAGCAGAACTTacttcaggatattacaatttgAAAGATAGAGACGGATATAGACCTATTGCAAGGATGCTATCAAGGCAttatgctattttcaatttcacatGTTTGGAGATGAGGGACTCAGAACAAAGAGCTGATGCTAAATGTGGACCTCAGGAACTTGTTCAACAGGTAAAAATATAGGGTCAACATTTTCTTCTGCAGGAAAACAAACTCATATGAAGTACATATCAAGCTCATTGCAGAGTGAATTCATCCATGGGCACATTGTTTTGCAGGTTCTGAGTGGGGGGTGGAGAGAGGAGGTAGAAGTTGCAGGAGAAAATGCATTATCAAGATACGACAGCAATGGTTACAATCAGATGCTGTTAAATGCCAGGCCTAATGGTATCAGCAGAGAGGGTTTGCCAAAGCAAATTATGTATGGGGTAACATATCTTCGTTTATCAGATGAGCTTTTG encodes:
- the LOC108476089 gene encoding beta-amylase isoform X4, producing the protein MQAPTAPSTYNEKMLANYVPVYVMLPLGVISNDNVFEDQPKMEKQLKELRAAGVDGVMVDVWWGIVESKGPKQYDWSAYRSLFALVQECGLKLQAIMSFHRCGGNVGDEVTIPLPQWVLDIGETDPDIFYTNRKGNRNKEYLTIGVDNQPLFHGRTAVQLYSDNMKSFRQHMSDFIEAGLIIDIEVGLGPAGELRYPSYTGTQGWVFPGIGEFQCYDKYLEAEFKEAATGAGHPEWGLPDNAGEYNDTPGSTEFFGLNGTYMTEKGKFFLTWYSNKLLNHGDEILDEANRAFLGCKLKLAAKVAGIHWWYKSPSHAAELTSGYYNLKDRDGYRPIARMLSRHYAIFNFTCLEMRDSEQRADAKCGPQELVQQVLSGGWREEVEVAGENALSRYDSNGYNQMLLNARPNGISREGLPKQIMYGVTYLRLSDELLKDKNFKIFKTFVKKMHTDQDYCADLGMYNHQIGPLERSKPKLVMEDLLEATKPMEPFPWGEETDMKVDDFDGVLANLIRKLFSLFK
- the LOC108476089 gene encoding beta-amylase isoform X3, translated to MQAPTAPSTYNEKMLANYVPVYVMLPLGVISNDNVFEDQPKMEKQLKELRAAGVDGVMVDVWWGIVESKGPKQYDWSAYRSLFALVQECGLKLQAIMSFHRCGGNVGDEVTIPLPQWVLDIGETDPDIFYTNRKGNRNKEYLTIGVDNQPLFHGRTAVQLYSDNMKSFRQHMSDFIEAGLIIDIEVGLGPAGELRYPSYTGTQGWVFPGIGEFQCYDKYLEAEFKEAATGAGHPEWGLPDNAGEYNDTPGSTEFFGLNGTYMTEKGKFFLTWYSNKLLNHGDEILDEANRAFLGCKLKLAAKVAGIHWWYKSPSHAAELTSGYYNLKDRDGYRPIARMLSRHYAIFNFTCLEMRDSEQRADAKCGPQELVQQVLSGGWREEVEVAGENALSRYDSNGYNQMLLNARPNGISREGLPKQIMYGVTYLRLSDELLKDKNFKIFKTFVKKMHTDQVSKHLHTYKDNTLEGIKLVFFFLFVSQDYCADLGMYNHQIGPLERSKPKLVMEDLLEATKPMEPFPWGEETDMKVDDFDGVLANLIRKLFSLFK